In Stenotrophomonas bentonitica, the genomic stretch GCGGCGATGGCGGTGTCGACCAGCAGCCGTGACGGCTGGTCGTCCAGTTGCGCGACCATGCCGAAACCACAGGCGTCGCGTTCGTCTTGCGGGTCGTAAAGCCCTTGGCGGTTGCGGGGGGCCATCTCTGCCTCAAAGTCGGGTGAGCGGCGACACTCGTCCCCGCTCACTCCGTTGAGCGCATCGGGAGGCACCGGATGCTTCGACTAGATCACAGTTGTTGCAACGCCGCAATACACGGTTGCGGCTGCAACCAAACCCGTTGAAAACCCGCCAATTCAGCCGCAGCGCACGCCGCTGACCACGCCCTTTTCGTCGACTTCGATGTTCAGGCGTTCGCCGACGAACTCCATGGTGGTCATGTCGGTCGGCTTGAGCACGCGCAGCTCCTTGGCGCCGGAATCCTGCTGCGCCTGTCCACCGATCTCGTCGGTGTAGGCCTGGCCGACCAGGCTCTGCACCTGTTCGGCGTCGCAGTTGCCAACCGGCGGCGCTTCGGTAGCCTTGCCGGCGGTGGCATCGGCGGGAGCAGCCGCTTCTTCAGCCGCCTTCTGTGCGTGCGCGCCGGCGGCGTCCTGTTCGTCCATGGGCGGCGCCTTGCAGGCACCCAGCAGCAGCACGGTGGGGAGCAGGACGGCACCCAGCAGCCTGGGACCGATGGAGGGAAGCGCGCGGCGGAACGACAAGGACGACATCGAGACTCCTGAAGGGGTAACCAGTAAGGCGGTGAGCATATCGTCAAGAACGGCGTGAGGTGTTTGTGTTGCGTTATTGACGCGGTGCCGCAGGTGCGCCGACCACACTGCAGGCCCGTCCCTGCCGCTGCCATCATGCCCGCACGCCTTGCCACCCCCGAAGCCGCCGCTGCCCGCGACGCCGGCCTGCGTTACGTCAGCGACGAGCAGCCCGGCATCGCCCGGCGCAAGGCGGGCAAGGGTTTCAGTTACCGCGATGCCGATGGCCACGCGGTGCGCGACGCCGCCACGCTGGCCCGGATCCGCGCGCTGGCGATTCCACCGGCCTACACCGAGGTGTGGATCTGCGCCTCGGCCAACGGCCACCTGCAGGCGACCGGGCGCGACGCGCGCCGGCGCAAGCAGTACCGCTACCACCCGGACTGGGCGCGGGTCCGCGGCGACGGCAAGTTCGACCGGGTGATCGCCTTCGGCCAGGCGCTGCCGACCCTGCGCCGGCGCCTGCGTCGCGACCTCAAGCTGCCGGGTTATCCGCAGGACAAGGTGCTGGCCATCGTGGTCGCGCTGTTGGCCGAAACCCTGGTGCGGGTGGGCAACCCCGAGTACGCGCGCGACAACCGTTCCTACGGGTTGACCACGCTGCGCAACCGCCACCTGGAGATGGTCAAGGGCGGTCGCGCGCGCATGCGCTTCCGCGGCAAATCCGGCCAGCAGCAGGAGGTGGAGATCGATGACAAGCAGCTGGCGAAGCTGATCAAGGGGTGCCAGCAGTTGCCGGGGCAGGCGCTGTTCCAGTACCGCGACGACGACGGCACCGTGCAGCCGGTGGACTCCGGCCAGGTCAACGCTTACCTGCGCGATGCGATGGGCGCGGACTTCAGTGCCAAGGACTTCCGCACCTGGGGCGGCACCATGGCCGCACTGCGCCAGTTCGCCGCGACCGCGCTACCCGAAGCGCCCAGCGAGCGCGCGCTGGCCGCGCTGCAGAAACAGGTGGTGTGCGAAGTGGCGGCCCGCCTGGGCAATACCCCGGCGGTATGCCGCAAGGCCTACATCGACCCCAGCGTATTCGACGGCTGGCGCGACGGCGCCCTGGTGAAGCTGGCCGGCCTGCGCGGCGAGCGCCAATGGGAACAGGCCACACTCCGCTTCCTGCGCACCGCACGCAAGGCAGTGAAAAAAGCCAAACCCGCGAAAAACACCAAACCCGCGTAGAGACACGCCATGCGTGTCTGGGCAGGCCGCGCGCTGACGCAGCGGCCTGCCAACACAACCATTACCCGCAGAAGATCGCCGTAATGTTGTTGGTCCGCCCAGTCTCAATGGTCAGCCGCTCACCGCCACTCTCCGCACCGGCCGGCGTCGTATTGGCAGCGCCACTGGCGGTCGCGCCGCTTTCCATGCGCTGTCCGCGCACCACCACCACCTGCAGGCTGTCGCTGTCCACGCGGGCGCGCTCCACGGTGGCGGCCGAGGCGGCCAACCCGACCGCGCCGCGCACCTTGTCGATATGGCACTGGCCGGAGATGACGCCGTCGATCGGCTGGACCTGCGCCATCGGCGTGCTGCTGCAGGCGGTCAGGGCGGTGAGTGCGGCAACGGCAAACAAGGGACGCAACATGGGGTGGCTCCAGCGGGATTCTGGCGTTAACGATGCCGCCGCAGGCGTATGCGGCGGATGAAGCCGGTCACGGCACGCCGACATGTCATTCACCGTATGCGGCCGGCGTGTTGGAGACACTGCCTTGGCCCTGCTACCCCCTCCCGGCACGGCAACAGAGTTGAAGGAGTTCCCCATGGCCACCGCCAAGAAGACCCGTAAACGCGCTGCCTCCAAGCCCATCGCCAGCGACGCGAAGCCCGCCCGCGAACGCACCCCGGTGGTGAAGACCGCCACCCGCAAGGCGGCCGCCGCCGATCCGCGCGCGGCGCGCGTGGCGGCCCGCCAGCGCCGCCTGCAGGACCAGGAAAAGGCCAAGGACGCGCGCGCTGCCAAAAAGGCCACAAAAAAGACGGCGAAGAAAGCCACCCAGGCAGGCACGCGCAAGCAGCCTGAAACCATGCCGGGCCAGAGCATCGCCAAGCCCGGCAACGAGCATGCGCTCGATCTCGCCCCACGATTCCTCGCGCCGGACTACGTCGGCAGCGGCAAGCTGCAGGGCAGGCGCGCCATCATCACCGGCGGCGACTCCGGCATCGGTCGCGCCGTGGCCGTGCTGTTCGCGCGCGAAGGCGCCGACGTGGCGGTGCTGCACCTGGATGAGAAAGAGGACGCCGAGGTCACCCGCCAGCACGTGGAAGCCGAAGGCACGCGGTGCCTGGTCATTGCCGGCGACGTGCGCGATCCGAAGTTCTGCAACCGGGCGGTCAAGCAGGTGGCCAAGGTGTTCGGCGGCATCGACATCCTGGTCAACAACGCCGCGTTCCAGCTGCACTGCGAACGCCTGGAAGACCTGGAAGACGCGCACCTGCAGGAGACGCTGCA encodes the following:
- a CDS encoding DNA topoisomerase IB; the encoded protein is MPARLATPEAAAARDAGLRYVSDEQPGIARRKAGKGFSYRDADGHAVRDAATLARIRALAIPPAYTEVWICASANGHLQATGRDARRRKQYRYHPDWARVRGDGKFDRVIAFGQALPTLRRRLRRDLKLPGYPQDKVLAIVVALLAETLVRVGNPEYARDNRSYGLTTLRNRHLEMVKGGRARMRFRGKSGQQQEVEIDDKQLAKLIKGCQQLPGQALFQYRDDDGTVQPVDSGQVNAYLRDAMGADFSAKDFRTWGGTMAALRQFAATALPEAPSERALAALQKQVVCEVAARLGNTPAVCRKAYIDPSVFDGWRDGALVKLAGLRGERQWEQATLRFLRTARKAVKKAKPAKNTKPA
- a CDS encoding I78 family peptidase inhibitor; protein product: MSSLSFRRALPSIGPRLLGAVLLPTVLLLGACKAPPMDEQDAAGAHAQKAAEEAAAPADATAGKATEAPPVGNCDAEQVQSLVGQAYTDEIGGQAQQDSGAKELRVLKPTDMTTMEFVGERLNIEVDEKGVVSGVRCG
- a CDS encoding SDR family oxidoreductase, yielding MATAKKTRKRAASKPIASDAKPARERTPVVKTATRKAAAADPRAARVAARQRRLQDQEKAKDARAAKKATKKTAKKATQAGTRKQPETMPGQSIAKPGNEHALDLAPRFLAPDYVGSGKLQGRRAIITGGDSGIGRAVAVLFAREGADVAVLHLDEKEDAEVTRQHVEAEGTRCLVIAGDVRDPKFCNRAVKQVAKVFGGIDILVNNAAFQLHCERLEDLEDAHLQETLQTNIGGYIQMARAVLPHLEEGDCIINTGSETGLFGSKALIDYSSTKGAIHAFTKALASQLLPRGIRVNAVAPGPVWTPLNPADKQAPDVAEFGKNSDMGRAAQPEELSPAYVFLASPVTASYISGVILPVMGGPHG